In Accipiter gentilis chromosome 17, bAccGen1.1, whole genome shotgun sequence, one DNA window encodes the following:
- the PITHD1 gene encoding PITH domain-containing protein 1, producing the protein MAHGHGRCCCCCGEAAAAVGGDGGAAWGLYLRIDRQRLQCLNERREGSGALVFRAWEERGDRTQFVESDDDEELLFNIPFTGNVKLKGVIVMGEDDGTHPAEMRLFKNIPHMSFDDTAREPDQTFSLNRDLTGELEYPTKIARFSNVSHLSIHFPKNFGAETTKIFYIGLKGEWTEAHRHEVTICNYEASANPADHKLEQITPQTHFIS; encoded by the exons ATGGCGCACGGTCACGGgcgttgctgttgctgctgcggggaagcggcggcggcggtcggCGGGGATGGCGGCGCGGCCTGGGGGCTTTACCTACGGATCGACCGACAGCGGCTGCAGTGCCTTAACGAGCGTCGAGAGGGCAGCGGCGCTCTCGTCTTCCGCGCTTGGGAGGAGCGGGGTGACCGAACCCAG ttCGTAGAAAGCGACGATGATGAGGAGCTTCTGTTCAATATCCC GTTTACGGGTAACGTGAAATTAAAAGGAGTAATTGTGATGGGAGAAGATGACGGGACGCATCCAGCAGAGATGAGACT GTTCAAGAACATTCCTCACATGTCCTTTGATGACACAGCCAGGGAACCGGACCAGACGTTCAGCCTGAACCGGGATCTGACAGGCGAGCTGGAGTACCCCACCAA aattgcCCGTTTCTCCAATGTTTCCCACCTCTCCATCCACTTCCCGAAGAACTTTGGAGCGGAGACAACAAAGATTTTTTATATAGGCCTGAAAGGAGAGTGGACGGAG GCTCATCGCCACGAAGTCACCATCTGCAATTACGAAGCATCAGCAAACCCAGCTGATCACAAGTTGGAACAAATCACCCCACAGACTCACTTCATCTCTTAA